One Dermacentor silvarum isolate Dsil-2018 chromosome 10, BIME_Dsil_1.4, whole genome shotgun sequence genomic window carries:
- the LOC119466131 gene encoding nicotinamide/nicotinic acid mononucleotide adenylyltransferase 1 isoform X1, with translation MPSPKKVVLLACGSFNPVTNMHLRMFEVARDNLAGPSMEVVCGLVSPVSDGYGKAGLAPANHRCRMLSLALGSSSWVRLDTWECEQENWTETRRVLDHHRQRIAIEGLPTQPGPKRRRRRQSNDNLNEAALNVQVMLLCGADLLQSFRVPGLWSEQDIEHILTQYGLVVVTRSGYDLPRIIYENDILYRHRRHIHVVTEWIPNEISSTAVRRALKRGESVKYLLQDSVIDYIRQHGLYAESIMDDGCRQGGVSSSRKTQGNASFTECLHCLIVSLKDPPWRLSGYALVAFSMRLWIRFFTATVMVL, from the exons AGGTAGCCCGGGACAACCTCGCTGGTCCTTCCATGGAAGTGGTGTGTGGCCTGGTGTCCCCGGTGTCTGACGGTTACGGCAAGGCTGGCCTGGCGCCTGCGAATCATCGGTGCCGAATGCTGTCCCTGGCTTTAGGCTCCTCCTCCTGGGTCAG GCTAGACACGTGGGAGTGTGAGCAGGAAAATTGGACGGAGACGCGGCGCGTGCTGGACCACCACCGGCAGAGGATAGCCATTGAAGGGCTGCCCACGCAACCGGGCCCCAAGCGTCGACGAAGGCGGCAGAGCAACGACAACCTGAATG AGGCAGCCTTGAATGTTCAAGTGATGCTGCTGTGCGGAGCTGACCTGTTGCAGTCATTCCGTGTGCCGGGGCTTTGGTCCGAGCAAGAC ATAGAGCATATCCTGACCCAGTATGGCCTGGTGGTCGTGACTCGCTCTGGCTACGATTTGCCACGAATCATCTACGAGAATGACATCCTATACCGGCACCGG CGTCACATTCATGTGGTCACTGAGTGGATCCCCAACGAGATCAGCTCCACAGCAGTCAG GCGAGCACTGAAGCGGGGGGAGAGTGTCAAGTACCTCCTTCAAGACTCTGTGATCGACTACATCCGACAGCATGGCCTGTATGCAGAGTCTATCATGGACGA TGGCTGCAGGCAAGGCGGAGTGAGCAGTTCTCGCAAGACACAAGGTAATGCGAGCTTCACAGAGTGCTTGCACTGCCTTATAGTGTCGCTAAAGGACCCACCGTGGCGACTCAGTGGCTATGCTTTAGTGGCGTTCAGTATGAGGTTGTGGATTCGATTCTTCACTGCGACGGTCATGGTTTTATAA
- the LOC119466131 gene encoding nicotinamide/nicotinic acid mononucleotide adenylyltransferase 1 isoform X2, whose protein sequence is MPSPKKVVLLACGSFNPVTNMHLRMFEVARDNLAGPSMEVVCGLVSPVSDGYGKAGLAPANHRCRMLSLALGSSSWVRLDTWECEQENWTETRRVLDHHRQRIAIEGLPTQPGPKRRRRRQSNDNLNEAALNVQVMLLCGADLLQSFRVPGLWSEQDIEHILTQYGLVVVTRSGYDLPRIIYENDILYRHRRHIHVVTEWIPNEISSTAVRRALKRGESVKYLLQDSVIDYIRQHGLYAESIMDDINSNHTEAEDGQETAV, encoded by the exons AGGTAGCCCGGGACAACCTCGCTGGTCCTTCCATGGAAGTGGTGTGTGGCCTGGTGTCCCCGGTGTCTGACGGTTACGGCAAGGCTGGCCTGGCGCCTGCGAATCATCGGTGCCGAATGCTGTCCCTGGCTTTAGGCTCCTCCTCCTGGGTCAG GCTAGACACGTGGGAGTGTGAGCAGGAAAATTGGACGGAGACGCGGCGCGTGCTGGACCACCACCGGCAGAGGATAGCCATTGAAGGGCTGCCCACGCAACCGGGCCCCAAGCGTCGACGAAGGCGGCAGAGCAACGACAACCTGAATG AGGCAGCCTTGAATGTTCAAGTGATGCTGCTGTGCGGAGCTGACCTGTTGCAGTCATTCCGTGTGCCGGGGCTTTGGTCCGAGCAAGAC ATAGAGCATATCCTGACCCAGTATGGCCTGGTGGTCGTGACTCGCTCTGGCTACGATTTGCCACGAATCATCTACGAGAATGACATCCTATACCGGCACCGG CGTCACATTCATGTGGTCACTGAGTGGATCCCCAACGAGATCAGCTCCACAGCAGTCAG GCGAGCACTGAAGCGGGGGGAGAGTGTCAAGTACCTCCTTCAAGACTCTGTGATCGACTACATCCGACAGCATGGCCTGTATGCAGAGTCTATCATGGACGA CATCAACTCGAACCACACGGAGGCAGAAGATGGCCAGGAGACAGCCGTGTGA